One genomic segment of Tissierellales bacterium includes these proteins:
- a CDS encoding LacI family transcriptional regulator, translating to MATIKDIAKKAGVSISTVSYALNGTGAVSDATKKKILEVAKELNYNPNAIARRLKKKKQELIAVIVRDFHGPIYGEIIRGIRDVAQENDYEMVVAASYNNNKLTKILTEWVVDGAIILDSLISDETILDLANKDFHIVTLDRVIDKEHVSNVLIDNERAARRVVEYFVELGYSEIGFIGGPKESLDNIRRCEGFKEGMNNANLSIENDWFVFSDFTERGGYQSMIEQINNGKLPRAYFVANDEMAIGAMKALQNANIRIPEDVAIIGFDDIQLADYMSPKLTTVRRPSYELGSLAGEILIKSLKKGQTVKNKLLETELIIRESCHKR from the coding sequence TTGGCAACGATAAAGGATATAGCAAAAAAAGCAGGTGTTTCAATATCAACTGTTTCATATGCATTAAATGGGACAGGTGCTGTGAGCGATGCTACTAAAAAAAAGATATTAGAAGTGGCAAAAGAACTTAATTATAATCCAAATGCTATAGCTAGAAGGCTGAAGAAAAAAAAGCAAGAACTCATAGCGGTTATAGTTAGAGATTTTCATGGACCAATATATGGTGAGATAATAAGAGGAATAAGAGATGTGGCTCAAGAGAATGATTACGAAATGGTTGTAGCAGCAAGTTATAACAATAATAAGCTTACTAAAATACTAACTGAATGGGTAGTTGACGGTGCAATAATATTAGATTCGCTTATAAGTGATGAAACTATATTGGATTTGGCAAACAAAGATTTTCATATAGTAACCTTAGATAGAGTAATAGATAAAGAACATGTTTCTAATGTTTTGATAGACAATGAAAGGGCAGCACGAAGAGTAGTAGAGTATTTTGTAGAATTGGGATATAGTGAAATTGGATTTATAGGTGGACCGAAAGAGTCATTAGATAATATAAGGCGATGTGAGGGATTTAAGGAAGGCATGAATAATGCGAATTTAAGTATAGAAAATGACTGGTTTGTGTTTAGCGACTTTACTGAACGAGGTGGATATCAAAGTATGATAGAGCAAATCAATAACGGTAAATTACCTAGAGCTTATTTTGTAGCGAATGATGAAATGGCTATTGGTGCTATGAAAGCACTTCAAAATGCTAACATAAGGATTCCAGAAGATGTTGCGATTATAGGATTTGATGATATACAACTAGCTGATTATATGTCTCCTAAACTTACAACTGTTCGCAGACCTAGCTATGAATTGGGAAGCTTAGCAGGGGAAATATTGATAAAAAGTTTAAAAAAGGGTCAAACAGTAAAAAATAAATTACTTGAAACAGAGCTTATTATAAGGGAGAGCTGTCACAAGCGTTAA
- a CDS encoding carbohydrate ABC transporter permease, producing the protein MKKRKMKNNENKFITLILLLGGFLMFTPLVWMLLTSFKPESEVLKLPLTFFPENFILDNYTKLFSELNFMQYFKNTLILVIISFAGLFFNAMTGYAFAKFEFPYKKILFVFVLATMMIPSQVTMIPVYLILNSLHLTNTILGIALPGFVAGFSVFLFRQFFTTIPDELLEAARIDGASEFRIFFSLIVPVAKPIFAVQGILTFIGAWNSFLWPLIIASDEKYYTLSVGLSLLKGQNASSYALQMAGSAIMVIPILIVFLCFQKYIVEGFTMSGMK; encoded by the coding sequence ATGAAAAAACGAAAAATGAAAAATAATGAGAATAAGTTTATAACATTGATATTACTTCTCGGTGGATTCTTGATGTTTACTCCTTTAGTATGGATGTTATTGACATCATTTAAACCTGAGAGTGAGGTTCTTAAATTACCGCTAACCTTTTTTCCAGAAAACTTTATATTAGATAATTATACTAAATTGTTTTCAGAATTGAATTTTATGCAATATTTTAAAAACACCTTAATCTTGGTAATAATATCATTTGCAGGATTATTTTTTAATGCTATGACTGGATACGCTTTCGCAAAATTTGAATTTCCGTATAAAAAGATATTATTTGTGTTTGTACTAGCTACAATGATGATACCGTCACAGGTAACTATGATACCTGTATACTTGATATTAAATAGTTTGCATTTGACAAATACAATTTTAGGGATAGCATTACCAGGGTTTGTAGCTGGATTTAGTGTGTTTTTATTTAGGCAATTTTTTACTACGATACCAGATGAATTGCTAGAAGCGGCGCGCATAGATGGAGCAAGCGAATTCAGAATATTTTTCTCGTTGATAGTTCCTGTTGCAAAACCAATATTTGCAGTTCAAGGGATATTGACATTTATAGGTGCGTGGAATAGTTTTTTATGGCCACTCATAATAGCGAGTGATGAAAAATACTATACGTTATCTGTTGGACTTTCGCTACTAAAAGGTCAAAATGCATCTAGTTATGCACTTCAAATGGCAGGTTCTGCTATAATGGTTATTCCGATACTCATAGTATTTTTGTGCTTCCAAAAATACATTGTAGAAGGATTTACTATGTCGGGAATGAAGTAA
- a CDS encoding sugar ABC transporter permease, translated as MKGLKRGLKKYRVPLLFITPTLVLLITFYILPILLAFGISFTDMNLKGLADFSKIDFIGLENYSELFSDPNFLKAVFNTFYYVIFGVPLVIVFSLGIALMLNSGQSKIYSAFRAVYYAPAITNTIAVAVIWTFLYNSHYGLFNYIIEWLGGEPIMWLSDPKYAKFSLIILAVWKAIGINMLIFLAALKGIPKSLYEAADLDGANGWNKFIHITLPQLKFSMFFVVTTTLIGWMQFFEEPFVMTEGGPLNSTISMSLFIYKNGFGRSKFGYSAAGSFILFAMIIAITLIQFKLKKKEA; from the coding sequence ATGAAGGGATTGAAGCGTGGATTAAAAAAATATAGAGTCCCATTGTTATTTATTACACCGACACTAGTATTGTTGATTACGTTTTATATATTGCCGATATTATTGGCATTTGGAATAAGCTTTACAGATATGAATCTGAAGGGACTAGCTGATTTTTCAAAAATTGATTTTATAGGATTAGAGAACTACAGCGAATTATTTTCCGATCCAAACTTCTTAAAAGCAGTTTTCAATACTTTCTATTATGTTATATTTGGAGTTCCGTTGGTTATAGTATTTTCACTTGGAATAGCCCTTATGTTAAATTCAGGGCAAAGCAAGATATATAGTGCTTTTAGAGCAGTATATTATGCACCGGCTATAACAAATACTATAGCAGTTGCAGTTATTTGGACTTTTTTATATAATAGCCACTACGGTTTATTCAATTATATAATTGAATGGTTAGGCGGTGAGCCAATAATGTGGCTTAGCGATCCTAAATATGCTAAGTTTTCATTGATAATATTGGCTGTTTGGAAAGCAATTGGTATAAATATGCTCATATTTTTAGCTGCATTAAAAGGGATACCTAAGAGTCTATATGAGGCAGCGGATTTAGATGGAGCGAATGGCTGGAACAAATTTATACACATTACATTGCCACAACTCAAATTTTCTATGTTTTTTGTAGTAACAACTACCCTTATTGGATGGATGCAGTTTTTTGAGGAACCATTTGTTATGACTGAGGGTGGTCCGTTGAATTCTACTATTTCAATGTCATTATTTATATACAAAAATGGATTTGGAAGAAGTAAATTTGGCTATTCAGCGGCAGGGTCATTTATTTTATTCGCGATGATAATAGCTATAACTTTAATTCAATTTAAACTCAAGAAAAAAGAAGCTTAG